A single region of the Zootoca vivipara chromosome 2, rZooViv1.1, whole genome shotgun sequence genome encodes:
- the TRIM39 gene encoding E3 ubiquitin-protein ligase TRIM39 isoform X1, whose amino-acid sequence MATTNPLENLQVEASCSVCLEYLKDPVIIDCGHNFCRVCITRWWEDLNRDFPCPVCRKTSRHRILRPNRQLGNMVEIAKQLQVTNKRKVRDEDLCEKHNEVLHLFCKDDQEAVCLVCEISHEHRSHTVVTLDDASLEYKQEKLQKCLEPLERKLHEIGQCRSREEKKPGELKRKVEDRRQLIIREFEEMHLFLEEEQEVLMQHLEDEEKEILQKLKDNVAELSEQRVSLNSLMTEIEEKCLQSGMEMLKDVKHTLERCEEVQAQKLKLVSIELEKNFCNFPRQYFVLRKIIKRLTGDLTLDPETAHPNLVLSEDRKSVKFVEQRLRDLPDSPRRFTTYPCVLATEGFTSGRHYWEVEVGEKTHWALGVCNESVSRKGETTSLPETGYWRVRLFNGDKYAATTTPFTPLSVATKPKRVGVFLDYEAGRLSFYNVTDRSHIYTFTDTFTEKLWPFFYPGIRAGRKNAAPLIIRPPTDWE is encoded by the exons ATGGCCACCACAAACCCTTTGGAAAACCTCCAGGTAGAAGCCAGCTGCTCTGTTTGCCTGGAGTACCTCAAGGACCCTGTGATTATTGACTGCGGCCACAATTTCTGTCGGGTATGCATCACCCGCTGGTGGGAAGATCTGAACCGGGACTTCCCCTGCCCCGTCTGCCGCAAGACTTCGCGCCATCGCATTCTGAGGCCCAACCGGCAGCTGGGCAACATGGTGGAAATAGCCAAGCAGCTGCAGGTCACGAACAAGCGCAAGGTGCGGGATGAGGACTTATGCGAGAAGCACAATGAAGTCCTACACCTCTTCTGCAAGGACGACCAGGAGGCCGTTTGCTTAGTGTGCGAAATCTCTCACGAACACCGCTCCCACACGGTGGTGACCCTGGACGATGCCTCCTTGGAGTATAAG CAGGAAAAGCTGCAGAAATGCCTGGAGCCACTTGAACGAAAGCTGCATGAGATCGGCCAGTGCAGATCCCGGGAAGAGAAGAAGCCCGGGGAGCTCAAG cgGAAGGTTGAAGACCGCCGCCAGCTCATCATCCGAGAGTTCGAGGAGATGCATTTGTTCCTGGAGGAGGAGCAAGAAGTGCTGATGCAACACCTGGAGGATGAGGAAAAGGAGATCTTGCAGAAACTAAAGGACAATGTGGCTGAACTGTCTGAGCAGCGGGTCTCCCTCAACAGCCTCATGACGGAAATCGAGGAGAAGTGTCTGCAGTCAGGCATGGAGATGCTCAAG GATGTGAAGCACACCCTTGAAAG GTGTGAAGAGGTGCAGGCCCAGAAGCTGAAACTGGTCTCCATCGAGCTGGAAAAGAACTTCTGCAACTTCCCCAGGCAGTACTTCGTCCTGCGCAAAATCATCAAGAGGCTCACAG GAGATTTGACCCTCGACCCCGAGACGGCCCACCCCAACTTAGTGCTCTCCGAGGACCGGAAGAGCGTCAAGTTTGTGGAGCAACGCCTGCGGGACCTGCCCGACAGCCCGCGGCGCTTCACCACCTACCCTTGTGTCCTGGCGACAGAGGGCTTCACTTCGGGCCGCCACTACTGGGAAGTGGAAGTGGGCGAAAAGACCCACTGGGCCCTAGGGGTTTGTAACGAATCCGTGAGCCGCAAAGGGGAGACGACGTCCCTACCAGAGACTGGCTACTGGCGGGTGAGGCTCTTCAACGGGGACAAGTATGCGGCCACTACCACCCCCTTCACGCCCCTCAGTGTCGCCACCAAACCCAAGCGAGTGGGTGTCTTCCTGGACTACGAGGCTGGCAGACTTTCCTTCTACAATGTGACGGACCGCTCCCACATCTACACTTTCACTGACACCTTCACGGAGAAGCTGTGGCCTTTTTTCTACCCAGGAATCCGTGCCGGACGCAAGAATGCTGCTCCCCTCATCATTCGGCCTCCCACGGACTGGGAGTGA
- the TRIM39 gene encoding E3 ubiquitin-protein ligase TRIM39 isoform X2 has protein sequence MATTNPLENLQVEASCSVCLEYLKDPVIIDCGHNFCRVCITRWWEDLNRDFPCPVCRKTSRHRILRPNRQLGNMVEIAKQLQVTNKRKVRDEDLCEKHNEVLHLFCKDDQEAVCLVCEISHEHRSHTVVTLDDASLEYKEKLQKCLEPLERKLHEIGQCRSREEKKPGELKRKVEDRRQLIIREFEEMHLFLEEEQEVLMQHLEDEEKEILQKLKDNVAELSEQRVSLNSLMTEIEEKCLQSGMEMLKDVKHTLERCEEVQAQKLKLVSIELEKNFCNFPRQYFVLRKIIKRLTGDLTLDPETAHPNLVLSEDRKSVKFVEQRLRDLPDSPRRFTTYPCVLATEGFTSGRHYWEVEVGEKTHWALGVCNESVSRKGETTSLPETGYWRVRLFNGDKYAATTTPFTPLSVATKPKRVGVFLDYEAGRLSFYNVTDRSHIYTFTDTFTEKLWPFFYPGIRAGRKNAAPLIIRPPTDWE, from the exons ATGGCCACCACAAACCCTTTGGAAAACCTCCAGGTAGAAGCCAGCTGCTCTGTTTGCCTGGAGTACCTCAAGGACCCTGTGATTATTGACTGCGGCCACAATTTCTGTCGGGTATGCATCACCCGCTGGTGGGAAGATCTGAACCGGGACTTCCCCTGCCCCGTCTGCCGCAAGACTTCGCGCCATCGCATTCTGAGGCCCAACCGGCAGCTGGGCAACATGGTGGAAATAGCCAAGCAGCTGCAGGTCACGAACAAGCGCAAGGTGCGGGATGAGGACTTATGCGAGAAGCACAATGAAGTCCTACACCTCTTCTGCAAGGACGACCAGGAGGCCGTTTGCTTAGTGTGCGAAATCTCTCACGAACACCGCTCCCACACGGTGGTGACCCTGGACGATGCCTCCTTGGAGTATAAG GAAAAGCTGCAGAAATGCCTGGAGCCACTTGAACGAAAGCTGCATGAGATCGGCCAGTGCAGATCCCGGGAAGAGAAGAAGCCCGGGGAGCTCAAG cgGAAGGTTGAAGACCGCCGCCAGCTCATCATCCGAGAGTTCGAGGAGATGCATTTGTTCCTGGAGGAGGAGCAAGAAGTGCTGATGCAACACCTGGAGGATGAGGAAAAGGAGATCTTGCAGAAACTAAAGGACAATGTGGCTGAACTGTCTGAGCAGCGGGTCTCCCTCAACAGCCTCATGACGGAAATCGAGGAGAAGTGTCTGCAGTCAGGCATGGAGATGCTCAAG GATGTGAAGCACACCCTTGAAAG GTGTGAAGAGGTGCAGGCCCAGAAGCTGAAACTGGTCTCCATCGAGCTGGAAAAGAACTTCTGCAACTTCCCCAGGCAGTACTTCGTCCTGCGCAAAATCATCAAGAGGCTCACAG GAGATTTGACCCTCGACCCCGAGACGGCCCACCCCAACTTAGTGCTCTCCGAGGACCGGAAGAGCGTCAAGTTTGTGGAGCAACGCCTGCGGGACCTGCCCGACAGCCCGCGGCGCTTCACCACCTACCCTTGTGTCCTGGCGACAGAGGGCTTCACTTCGGGCCGCCACTACTGGGAAGTGGAAGTGGGCGAAAAGACCCACTGGGCCCTAGGGGTTTGTAACGAATCCGTGAGCCGCAAAGGGGAGACGACGTCCCTACCAGAGACTGGCTACTGGCGGGTGAGGCTCTTCAACGGGGACAAGTATGCGGCCACTACCACCCCCTTCACGCCCCTCAGTGTCGCCACCAAACCCAAGCGAGTGGGTGTCTTCCTGGACTACGAGGCTGGCAGACTTTCCTTCTACAATGTGACGGACCGCTCCCACATCTACACTTTCACTGACACCTTCACGGAGAAGCTGTGGCCTTTTTTCTACCCAGGAATCCGTGCCGGACGCAAGAATGCTGCTCCCCTCATCATTCGGCCTCCCACGGACTGGGAGTGA